One stretch of Pomacea canaliculata isolate SZHN2017 linkage group LG11, ASM307304v1, whole genome shotgun sequence DNA includes these proteins:
- the LOC112575833 gene encoding uncharacterized protein LOC112575833 codes for MGTEWLQRGHDVQILSTGSWSRAASSMLFHVLQQTVTKQRTQVTSVGVPNLLQYSFDDDEDIKRAVEDLSHLAKDGSLYVIADEVGPDFESHFKTFCDKLLKEIPCLYFWAASCYHRHASSGWQVKCLTRPLRSPPAVTREVEQNEIMTVDRLVEPYDQRGVPDHTDGPPIVRLYHRGEGHERDCPVDCVTCGHEVASLLHSLGVGVSEILTSPTAPSTPISQTPPSLQWKDVMVLSMEDVSENSGMVRGLRNESIPIRVMRICDLEDVATARSDVVWVGNGRHVRGLERKVVIYLNHVDYELYARLHIMSRCTSQLVILYAEH; via the exons ATGGGTACAGAATGGCTTCAGCGTGGTCACGACGTGCAAATTTTAAGTACTGGAAGCTGGAGCCGTGCAGCGAGCAGTATGCTGTTCCACGTGTTGCAGCAGACTGTTACCAAGCAACGGACACAAGTAACTTCTGTTGGTGTCCCGAACCTCCTGCAGTATAGTTTTGACGACGATGAAGACATAAAGAGGGCTGTGGAGGATTTGTCGCACCTGGCGAAGGATGGGTcattgtacgtcatcgctgatgaagtgggTCCTGATTTTGA GTCACACTTCAAGACTTTCTGTGACAAGCTGCTTAAGGAGATTCCTTGTCTTTACTTTTGGGCTGCAAGTTGCTACCATCGACATGCCTCCTCGGGCTGGCAAGTGAAGtgtttaaccagacccctccgttCCCCACCGGCAGTCACCAGGGAGGTTGAGCAGAACGAGATAATGACAGTTGACCGTTTGGTGGAGCCCTACGATCAGCGGGGTGTGCCCGACCATACCGACGGCCCGCCTATCGtgcgactgtatcaccgaggagAGGGTCACGAAAGGGACTGTCCAGTGgactgtgtcacgtgtggtCATGAAGTGGCCAGCCTCCTGCATAGTCTGGGGGTTGGTGTTTCGG agatTTTGACATCTCCGACGGCCCCCTCCACTCCAATCAGCCAGACACCCCCTTCTCTGCAGTGGAAAGACGTGATGGTGTTGTCTATGGAGGATGTAAGTGAAAACTCGGGTATGGTGAGAGGGCTGAGAAATGAAAGCATTCCGATTCGGGTGATGAGGATTTGTGACTtggaggacgtggccacggcccgcagtgacgtggtgtgggtagGGAATGGACGTCACGTCCGTGGTCTGGAGAGGAAAGTCGTTATATATTTGAACCATGTCGATTACGAACTCTATGCCAGACTTCACATCATGTCTCGATGTACTTCGCAGCTTGTGATTCTCTACGCTGAACACTAG